Proteins encoded in a region of the Scomber scombrus chromosome 16, fScoSco1.1, whole genome shotgun sequence genome:
- the LOC133996941 gene encoding uncharacterized protein LOC133996941, which produces MEKSPVKSCMPAVQQFNECNFKLSNGKIGADYLAWVSDFVSTYRHKSFTLENPAGATLRIGGLDDTIYRDAHARVNGWGKFYLPGPVHMQVIGVVEVTSCPCDQLVLMTCEDKKVYAYNGEELHLVASSVKQLDKEIEYPASKIYYKGEAFKDMTEEDWDKVRAGPVGRKLDQEHHKRVTLKKSKFLENLKTARQNRGVVR; this is translated from the exons ATGGAGAAGAGTCCAGTGAAGAGCTGCAT GCCTGCAGTTCAGCAGTTCAATGAATGTAATTTCAAGCTGTCCAATGGAAAAATAG GTGCAGATTACCTGGCATGGGTGTCAGACTTTGTGTCCACATATAGACACAAGAGTTTCACCTTAGAGAATCCAGCTGGTGCCACGTTGAGGATAGGTGGGCTTGACGACACCATTTACAGAGACGCACATGCCAGGGTGAATGGGTGGGGCAAATTCTACCTTCCAGGTCCGGTACACATGCAGGTCATAGGTGTGGTGGAGGTCACGTCCTGCCCATGTGATCAGCTCGTTCTGATGACATGTGAGGACAAAAAGGTGTACGCCTACAACGGAGAGGAGCTGCATTTGGTGGCTTCAAGCGTGAAACAGCTAGACAAAGAAATTGAATATCCAGCATCCAAAATCTACTACAAGGGGGAGGCCTTCAAAGACATG ACCGAGGAGGACTGGGACAAAGTCAGGGCGGGTCCCGTGGGGAGGAAGCTGGACCAAGAGCACCATAAACGTGTGACAttaaaaaagtccaaattccTGGAGAATCTCAAAACGGCCAGACAGAACAGAG GAGTCGTCAGATGA
- the LOC133996606 gene encoding uncharacterized protein LOC133996606, whose translation MSAEQMETGEEELLRDEDFFRRNAQIIIEEMVELNTISSEHTTLYVDEFLHSIFFLGKIKNSPKYTPQMIVGDDEMYDALKEDYPRAFDLYSSQLPKRSPLSCVLDMIVHLEGQQNEDLIIKTLQQLICRLKEDKRDELVSSTICVSQKSNIPNSDRYYGVSMSTSGREAGQIVIAASCLSIWDDYVAGAVMTYYPEKVKKKYFDGTIKLSEDVRCQAFSLCKGGPMLPCISCANLFGLMKSENKEWAYGNCAEAESLSNLLKQEENVKKKARPTSTLWTEKNRQRATERVMKYLRRTLLAIEFQWDDNFYTPQMEDI comes from the exons ATG AGTGCCGAGCAGATGGAAACAGG AGAAGAAGAACTGCTGAGGGATGAGGACTTTTTCAGGAGGAATGCTCAAATTATTATTGAGGAAATGGTTGAACTGAATACCATCTCTTCAGAACATACTACATTGTATGTGGATGAG TTTCTACACAGTATCTTTTTTTTGGGAAAGATCAAGAATTCCCCCAAATATACCCCCCAAATGATTGTGGGTGATGATGAAATGTATGATGCGCTGAAGGAGGACTACCCCCGGGCTTTTGACCTTTATTCTTCTCAACTGCCCAAGCGGAGTCCACTTTCATGTGTGCTAGACATG ATTGTCCACCTGGAAGGACAACAAAATGAAGACCTGATAATAAAGACACTGCAACAGCTCATCTGTCGACTGAAGGAGGATAAGAGAGATGAACTGGTCTCCTCTACCATCTGTGTCTCTCAGAAGTCCAACATCCCAAATTCAGACAGATACTATGGAGTCTCCATGTCCACTTCTGGACGGGAAGCGGGGCAAATTGTCATTGCTGCCTCCTGTCTTAGTATCTGGGATGATTATGTAGCTGGTGCAGTGATGACCTACTATCCAGAGAAGGTCAAGAAGAAGTATTTTGATGGAACCATCAAACTTTCAGAGGATGTCAGGTGCCAGGCGTTCAGCCTCTGTAAAGGAGGGCCAATGCTTCCTTGCATATCATGCGCAAATTTGTTTGGTTTGatgaaatctgaaaataaagagTGGGCTTATGGCAACTGCGCTGAAGCAGAAAGTTTGAGCAActtactcaaacaggaggaaaatgttaaaaagaaagcACGACCAACATCTACACTGTGGACAGAAAAGAACAGGCAGAGAGCTACAGAACGTGTTATGAAATATCTTAGGCGTACACTGCTTGCCATAGAATTTCAATGGGATGATAATTTTTACACCCCACAAATGGAAGATAtttaa
- the LOC133995945 gene encoding uncharacterized protein LOC133995945 yields the protein MFLLSWLNNGEQQTREEEYLESQQGFRRNAFKIITKMLDWCNRTEGSKKFVDEILYSIFFLGKINNPQFLPEMIFADDKQILENLKKTYPKPFELYSTQLPRRSPFSCVMDMEGQNNENLILQSLRDLLNELEPKFLVSSTICVSHKSNIPNSDRYYGVSMSTAGQEAGQIVIAASCCSIWDDYVAGAVMTYYPEKVKKPYFDGTVSGVQPL from the exons ATGTTTCTCCTCTCATGGTTGAACAATGGTGAACAACAGACGAG AGAAGAAGAATATCTGGAAAGTCAACAAGGCTTCAGACGCAATGCCTTTAAGATCATCACTAAAATGCTGGATTGGTGTAATAGGACTGAAGGAAGTAAAAAGTTTGTGGATGAG ATACTTTACAGCATCTTCTTTCTGGGAAAAATCAACAATCCTCAGTTTCTCCCAGAAATGATTTTTGCTGATGATAAGCAGATCTTGGAGAACTTGAAGAAGACATACCCTAAGCCTTTTGAGCTCTATTCCACTCAACTACCCAGGAGGAGTCCTTTCTCCTGTGTGATGGACATG GAAGggcaaaacaatgaaaatctaATATTACAGAGTCTGAGAGACCTCCTCAATGAACTGGAACCAAAGTTTCTGGTCTCCTCTACCATCTGTGTCTCTCATAAGTCCAACATCCCGAATTCAGACAGATACTATGGAGTATCCATGTCCACTGCTGGACAGGAAGCAGGGCAAATTGTCATTGCTGCCTCTTGTTGTAGCATCTGGGATGATTATGTAGCTGGTGCAGTGATGACCTACTATCCAGAGAAGGTCAAGAAGCCATATTTTGATGGAACCGTGTCAGGCGTTCAGCCTCTGTAA
- the LOC133996382 gene encoding uncharacterized protein LOC133996382 isoform X1: MAAAVVRYLQEQVSRLFRGAEINIITRYLRRSDVYLLDLQQCDEREGEPFLAQVSDFVSTHRHKSLTLKNPAGATWRIGGLEDTIYRDEHEEVNAWGKFYLPEMVNMRVVGVVEGSSCPCEQLVLMTCENKKLYAYDGEELHLVASSWKQLNNKEIEYPASKSYYNGEAFQDMTEDDWADVRKGAVGKRLEQEHRKLVQENKSAFLESLRSSGHT; the protein is encoded by the exons ATGGCGGCTGCAGTAGTGAGGTACCTGCAGGAGCAAGTTTCTCGTCTTTTCAGGGGCGCTGAAATAAACATTATCACAAGATACCTGAGAAGAAG TGACGTATATCTGCTTGATTTGCAGCAGTGTGACGAGAGAGAAG GAGAACCTTTCCTGGCACAGGTTTCAGACTTTGTGTCCACACATAGACACAAGAGTTTAACCTTAAAGAATCCAGCTGGTGCCACGTGGAGGATAGGAGGGCTTGAAGACACCATTTACAGAGACGAACATGAGGAGGTGAACGCATGGGGAAAATTCTACCTTCCCGAGATGGTGAACATGAGGGTGGTAGGTGTGGTGGAAGGCAGCTCGTGCCCTTGTGAGCAGCTCGTTCTAATGACCTGTGAGAACAAAAAGCTGTACGCCTATGATGGAGAGGAGCTGCATTTGGTGGCTTCAAGCTGGAAGCAGttaaacaacaaagaaattGAATATCCAGCATCCAAAAGCTATTACAATGGAGAGGCATTCCAGGATATG ACTGAAGATGACTGGGCAGATGTGAGGAAGGGCGCTGTGGGGAAGAGACTCGAACAAGAGCATCGAAAACTGGTGCAAGAAAATAAGTCTGCATTCTTGGAGTCTCTGAGATCTTCGGGGCACACATAG
- the LOC133996382 gene encoding uncharacterized protein LOC133996382 isoform X2 has translation MAAAVVSDVYLLDLQQCDEREGEPFLAQVSDFVSTHRHKSLTLKNPAGATWRIGGLEDTIYRDEHEEVNAWGKFYLPEMVNMRVVGVVEGSSCPCEQLVLMTCENKKLYAYDGEELHLVASSWKQLNNKEIEYPASKSYYNGEAFQDMTEDDWADVRKGAVGKRLEQEHRKLVQENKSAFLESLRSSGHT, from the exons ATGGCGGCTGCAGTAGTGAG TGACGTATATCTGCTTGATTTGCAGCAGTGTGACGAGAGAGAAG GAGAACCTTTCCTGGCACAGGTTTCAGACTTTGTGTCCACACATAGACACAAGAGTTTAACCTTAAAGAATCCAGCTGGTGCCACGTGGAGGATAGGAGGGCTTGAAGACACCATTTACAGAGACGAACATGAGGAGGTGAACGCATGGGGAAAATTCTACCTTCCCGAGATGGTGAACATGAGGGTGGTAGGTGTGGTGGAAGGCAGCTCGTGCCCTTGTGAGCAGCTCGTTCTAATGACCTGTGAGAACAAAAAGCTGTACGCCTATGATGGAGAGGAGCTGCATTTGGTGGCTTCAAGCTGGAAGCAGttaaacaacaaagaaattGAATATCCAGCATCCAAAAGCTATTACAATGGAGAGGCATTCCAGGATATG ACTGAAGATGACTGGGCAGATGTGAGGAAGGGCGCTGTGGGGAAGAGACTCGAACAAGAGCATCGAAAACTGGTGCAAGAAAATAAGTCTGCATTCTTGGAGTCTCTGAGATCTTCGGGGCACACATAG
- the LOC133995946 gene encoding uncharacterized protein LOC133995946, whose translation MYVLAFNQSQAMDEKERKRREEFLKSQEAFRRNAFKIIKKMLDWCNMTAGSKKFVDEILHSIFSLGKINNPQFLPEMIFADDKQILENLKKTYPKPFELYSTQLPRRSPFSCVMDMIVLQKGQKNENQILQSLRDFIKELEPKFLVSSTICISQKSNNPNLERYYGVSMSTFGRNPGKIVIAASCCSIWEDYVAGAVMTYYPKKEKNPDFDGTIKLPKDVRCQAFSLCKEESMSPCKSCANLFGLQTTDNKQWPYGNCAEAESVSNLLKKENDVKEKAQPTSPTCTETNRQKAKASVEKHLRDALCMMQFKKWDGNYYTPQTNYS comes from the exons ATGTATGTGCTGGCGTTTAACCAATCGCAGG CAATG gatgaaaaagagaggaagag ACGAGAAGAATTTCTGAAAAGCCAAGAAGCTTTCAGACGCAATGCCTTCAAGATCATAAAGAAAATGCTGGATTGGTGTAATATGACTGCAGGAAGCAAAAAGTTTGTGGATGAG ATACTTCACAGCATCTTCTCTCTGGGAAAAATCAACAATCCTCAGTTTCTCCCAGAAATGATTTTTGCTGATGATAAGCAGATCTTGGAGAACTTGAAGAAGACATACCCTAAGCCTTTTGAGCTCTATTCCACTCAACTACCCAGGAGGAGTCCTTTCTCCTGTGTGATGGACATG ATTGTCCTGCAGAAAGGGCAAAAGAATGAAAACCAAATATTACAGAGTCTGAGAGATTTCATCAAGGAACTGGAACCAAAGTTTCTGGTCTCCTCTACCATCTGCATCTCTCAGAAGTCCAACAACCCAAATTTAGAGAGATACTATGGGGTCTCCATGTCCACCTTTGGCCGTAATCCTGGGAAAATTGTCATTGCTGCCTCCTGTTGTAGCATCTGGGAAGATTATGTAGCTGGTGCAGTGATGACCTACTATCCAAAGAAGGAAAAGAACCCAGATTTTGATGGAACCATCAAACTTCCAAAGGATGTCAGGTGCCAGGCGTTCAGCCTCTGTAAAGAAGAGTCAATGTCTCCTTGCAAATCATGTGCAAATTTGTTTGGTTTGCAGACAACTGACAACAAGCAGTGGCCCTATGGCAACTGTGCCGAAGCTGAGAGTGTGAGCAACTTGCTCAAAAAAGAGAACGATGTTAAAGAGAAAGCACAACCAACATCTCCAACAtgcacagagacaaacaggcAGAAAGCTAAAGCAAGTGTTGAGAAACATCTTAGGGATGCACTGTGTATGATGCAATTTAAGAAATGGGATGGTAATTACTACACCCCACAAACCAACTATTCttga